GGACAGGCAGGGCGGACGGTGGGGGCGGGAGGGGCAGCGCGGAGCGGGGTGCCGAGGGCGGGCCGGCCGAGACCTTCCGGCGCTTCCGGGCCGCCGTGGAGCGGGACTTCACCCGCACCCGCCGGGTGTCCTACTACGCCCGCGTGCTCGGCTACTCCCCGCGCACCCTCTCCCGGGCCACCCGCGCCGTGGCGGGCCTGGGCGCCAAGGAGTTCGTCGACCGCCGGGTCATCCTGGAGGCCAAGCGGCTGCTGGCCCACACCGACAGCCCCTCGGCCCTGATCGCCACCCAGCTCGGCTTCGCCGACGCGACCAACTTCACCAAGTTCTTCCATCAGCGCGCCGGCACGGCCCCCGGCGCCTTCCGTACCTCGGTGCGGAGCTGACCTCATCAGGAGCCGGGCGCGACGGCCCGGGTGACCGGCCTTACCCGAAGACAAGCCTGCGTCCGTTGTGATCACCTGATGCCGTGGAAGCCATATGGACCAGTGTCGTAGCGGTGGGAGGCACGCTCCTGGGTGCCGTGATCACGCACGTCTTCCAGCGCCTCGCGACCCTGCGCAGCGAGCAGTTCGCGCGCTCCGAAGCGCTCCGGCAGGAGCGGATCGCCACCTACAGTTCGTTCGCCGCGGCGGTCGAGGACTACCGCCACGGCCAGGCGGCCCGCTGGCACCGCAAGCGGGAGCACCCGGGCGGACATGAGTACCCGGGCGGAGAAGCCTTCATCGCCGCACGGGACGAGGCCCACCGCCTCCGGACAGTGACCCGGCAGGTGCTCTACCGCGTCAAACTGCTCACCGACGACCGGGCGGTGGTTCTCGCCGCCGAGCGGGCCTACGCGTGCACGCGCGACGTGTCGAACGCCCAGGACCGTACGGAGCACGACGCCCTGAACGACCAGGCGAGGCAGGCCATCGAGGCGTTCATCTCCGACGCCTCCCCCTTGACCCGTTGAGACAGCCCGGCCCCTTGGATCAAGGGGCCAGGGCCAGTTGGGCCGTGAGGCGGAAGTCGGACGCGCTGCGGGCGGCTGTGAAGGTGTGGGGGGCGGGGAGCGGCTGCCACACCTCGTGGGTCTCGTCCCAGGTTTGCAGCGCGCGCAGCGGGACGGAGAGGCGGGCCTCGGCGGAGGCTCCGGGGCCGGCCTCCACGACGGCGAAGGCCACCAGCTTGCGTTCCGCGCCCTCGGGGCCGAGGTAGAGCTGGACGACCTCGCGGCCCGCGCGCGGGCCGCTGTTGCGTACCCGGACGGTGACCTCGGCGACCGGGGCGTACGGGTCGGCGGAGGATCCGGCGGGGGCGGCCGGGGTGATGTTGAGCGCCTCGTAGTCCCACTCCGTGTAGCCCAGCCCGTGCCCGAACCAGTAGGCGGGCTCGGCGCCCGCGCGGCGCCAGGCGCGGTATCCGATGTACGGGCCCTCGGCGTACGGCAGCTGGCCGTCGCCGTCCGGGACGACCTGGCGGACCGGGAGGTCGTCCTCCGTGTCCGGCCATGTCGTGGGGAGCCGTCCGCCGGGCTCGGCGTGGCCGAGCAGGACATCGGCGAGCGCGTCGCCGCCCGCCTCGCCGGGGAACCAGCTCAGCAGCACCGCCGCGACCTCCTCGCGCCACGGCATCAGCACCGGGGCGCCCGCGTTGACCACCACGACGGTCCGGGCGTTGACCGCGGCGATCCGGGAGACCAGCTCGTCCTGGCGGCCGGGCAGGGCCAGGGTGTCGCGGTCGACCCCCTCGCTCTCGGAGTCGTCGGTCGTGCCGACGAACACCAGGGCGCTGTCCGCCTCTTCCGCCGCGAACACCGCCCGCTGGATCAGCTCCTCATCGGGCACGGCGGGGGCGCCGTAGCCCAGTTCGAAGGAGACGAGGCCGAACAGGGCGCCCAGGCCCTGGACCGCCACGGAGTGGACGAGGCGGACGGCCACGGTCTGCCCGGCCTCGGCGTCGAACAGGAAGATCCGCTGCGGCGGGTTGAGGAAGGCCGCGGCCGGGTCCTCGCTCTCGGGCGTGAGCTCCGCGTCGTACAGGACGCGCTCGCCCGCCTCCAGGCGGAAGTGGCCGACGCCGCGCACCGCGAGCCGGTGGGCGCCGCTCTCGAGGGGGGTGAACTCCCCGGTCAGCTCGACGCGCCCGAGGTCGGCGAACGAGGCCCCGCCGGGCAGGCTGCCCATCCAGCGCACGCTGCCGTCGGCCTGCTCGACGCGCGCCAGTTCGGCGTCGTCGAGCCCGTGCAGTACGGCCGTGAGCGCGAAGCCGTCGCCGGAGGTGGCCGCGGCGAGCCGCGAGCGCGGGTCGGGCCCCGGCTCGTAGGACAGCCCGGCGCCGACGGGCAGCGCCTCGCGCAGCGCGGCCAACGGGGTGCTGACGGACTTGGGGAAGACCTGCGCGCTGCCTCCGCCGCCGAAGCGCGGCGCCGAGGCGGGCAGTCCGGATACGGCGACGCGGCGGACCGTGCCCGCACCGGGTGCCTCGCCCCCGCCGTGCGGGAGGTCGAGGGGCAGGGCGGAGCGCTCGTTGCGCAGCAGCACGCAGGAGCGCGCTGCCAACTCGCGCACAGTGGCCTCGCCGTCCAGGGGGCGGGGCAGCGCGTGCGGGGGCACGGCGGGGGGCGCGCCGTCCAGCACGCCCGCGCGGGCGGCCAGCAGCAGTACCCGCCGCACCAGCGTGTCGACGGTCTCCTCGGGCACCCGGCCGTCGCGGACCGCGGCGACCAGGTGTTCGCCGTAGACCGTGTCGGGGCCCGGCATCGCCAGGTCGAGGCCGCCCAGGGCGCAGCCCGTGGTGGAGCGGGCGCCGGTCCAGTCGGATACGAGGACGCCGTCGAAGCCCCATTCGCCGCGCAGGACACCGTTGTTGAGCGTGTCGTGCTCGCTCATCGTCACGCCGTTGACGCTGTTGTAGGCGGCCATCACGCCCCAGGGGCGGGCCGTGCGCACGATCCGTTCGAAGGGGGCGAGGTATTGCTCGCGCAGGGTGCGGCCGTCGGCGCGTACATCGACGGTGTAGCGGTCGGTCTCCGAGTCGTTGCCGACGTAGTGCTTGGGAGTGGTGCCGACGCCGCCCTGCTGGATTCCCGACACGAGCGCGGCGCCCACGACTCCGGTCAGCTCCGGGTCCTCCGCATACGCCTCGAAGTGCCGCCCTCCGTAGGGGGTGCGGTGCAGGTTGACGGTGGGCGCCAGGACGACGTGGGCGCCCTTGCGGCGGGCCTCCTGGGCGAGCAGCAGTCCGGCCTCGTGGGCGAGCGCGATGTCCCAGGTGGCGCCGAGCGCGGTGGGCGAGGGCAGCGCGACGCTGGGGTCCTCGGGCGTCCAGTCCTCGCCGCGCACCCCGGCGGGGCCGTCGGACATCACGAGTCTGCCGAAGCCGGCGCCGGACTCGGGGCCGACCGACCACATGTCGGTGCCGCCCAGCAGCGCCGCTTTGGCGGGCAGGCTGAGCTTGGCGAGCGCGTCCTCCACGGCGGCGGCCCGCGCCCTGGCGTCCGCGCCGGCGCCGCCGGCTGCGGGTGCCGCGCCGAGGGAGGCACCGCTGTCGGGCGTGGTGACGGGGTTCGCTCCGTCTTGGGGCGCACTTCCGGACGTTGGGTTCACACCACTCACATCGCTCATGTCGCTCATGTCGATCACCTGGCTGCCCAGCCTCTCAGATCCAGCCCTCAAGAGCCCTGAGAACGCCGTCGAAGTCGTCGCGGTGGATGACATGACCGGCGCCGTCGGCGAGGGCCGCCGGGGAGGACCTCTTGCGCTTCACGGGGCGACGCGTGCGGCCAGACCCTCGGTGAGGGTGCTCAGCGCGAAGTCGAAGAGCGCGTCGGGCGTGGCGGGTGGCAGCCCGGCGAGACGGGACAGATGAGGCAGCTCCACACCGGCATCCCGCTCGTGGGGGGTGAGCCACGGCGGCGGGACCCGCGTCACGTCGGAGGGGTCCACCTGCTCGGGCGGCCGGTCATGGGGGCCGTCCTGGAACTCGACGAACCCGACGACCGTCCGCAGCGTCTCCCCACACGCCCGATAGGCGTCGGCGAGGGGCAGCCCGACCTCTTCGAAGAAGCCTATGAGCGCGTCCACGTTGCGCAGCATGACCGGATGGCGGGCCATGGTGATGTTCTCGCCCAGCGCGAGGCTGGTCATCCCCGGATGGCGGCGGTAGTGAGCGCGCAGGTCCCGGCAGAAGAGCGCCAGGCTCTCGCGCCACTTCTCGGGAGCGGGGTCGAGCGGCGGCGGCTGCCAGCCGGACTCGAAGATCTCCGCAGCGACGGCGATCAGATCGCGCCGGTCCTCGACGTAGTTGTACAGCGCGCGGGGTGAGACTCCCAGATCGGCGGCGAGCGAACGCATCGTCAGCTCACCGGCCCCGCGGCGGCCGAGGAAGTCGAGCGCGGCCCTGCCCACCGACTCACGGGAGAGCGTGGGACGGCCCTTGCGGTGCGTGGGCCGGCGACGGGTGGCCGGAGGATCGCTGCTCATCAGGGCCCGAGGCTAGCAAGCCACTGAACTTCACATACGTTGACTTTAAAGGCCGGGCTGCGCCAAGGTGATCCAAGTAAGGCTCACCTAACCCACCCCAGCTCTCCTGGAGTCGCCGCATGCCCCGCCCGGCCGGTCTCACGATGGACCTCACCCCGCTACGGGAGAGCCGCGACTACCGGCTCCTGTACACCGGATTCATCGGGGTGGTCTTCGGCACCCTGATGACCTCCGTCGCCATCGCCGTTCAGGTCCACGACCTCACCGGCTCCTCGCTGCACGTCGGGCTCGTCAGCCTCGCGCGGGCGCTGCCGCTGGTCGTGGGGCTGCTGGCCGGCGGGGTGCTCGCCGACCGGGTCGACCGGCGCACGCTGATGCTGGCCACCCGGCTTCCGCTGGCACTGGTGGCGGCGGCGCTCGCGGTCAACGCGCTGTTGCCCGAGCCTCGGTTGTGGGTCATCTACGCGGCCACGGGCGCCACGGGATTGCTGGCCGGACTCGGCGGCCCCGCGATGCTGGCGGCCATACCCGCGCTGGTCGGCCCCCAACGGCTCGCCGCAGCCGGTGCCCTGACAGCCGCCTCCACCCAACTGGCCGGCGTGTTCGGCCCCGCCGTCGCGGGCGCACTGATGGCCGGGCCGGGGCCGGCCATCTGTTTCATGGCCGACGCGGCGGGATTCCTGGTCTTCTCGGCCGTCCTGCTGTTCATCCGGCCACTGCCGCCGGGCGCGCCACGACCGGCTGATGCGACACGACCGGATGGGGTCCCAGGCGGAGTCGGGGAAACGGCCGGGGAGGAACCGGCCGCTTCCCGGCCCGGGGCCATGACGGGTATCCGGCAGGCTTTCGGAGCCGTCGCCGACGGGGTGCGGTTCATCAGGGGACACCGGCTGATCGTCGGGCTGCTGCTCATCGACGCCGCCGCCATGGTCTTCACCATGCCGCAGGCCCTCTACCCCACGCTGGCCGAGGACCGCTTCGGCGGCGGGCCCGGCCTGGTGGGCCTGCTGTACGCGGCACCCGCGCTCGGCGCGCTGGTGGGTGCCGCCACCAGCGGCTGGACGGGGCGGGCAGGCGGGCACGCGGTGATCGGGGCCGTACTGCTGTGGGGGCTCTCGCTGAGCGGATTCGGGCTGACCGCGTATCTGCCGGTCGCGCTGCTGCTGCTCGCACTGGCCGGGTTCGGCGACCTGATCTCGGAGACGCTGCGATCAGCGCTGCTCCAGCACGGGACGCCCGACGCGCTGCGGGGCCGCGTGAGCAGCCTGTGGATGGTGCAGGCGACGGTCTCCCCCGCACTGGGCAACGCCGCCTTGGGCGTGCTGGCCGAACTGACCGGCGCGGCCTCGGCGGTCGTCATCGGCGGGCTCGTCTGCACGGCGGCCACCCTGGCGATCGCCGCGGCCTTCCCCTCCCTGCGCCGGGCCAGGCTCACCGCGCCCGGCGTCGCGAGGTCGTGAACCGGCCCCTTCGTCACTCGTACGTGGGACTTCGCGCCCCGGCTTCCGACAACGAGAATCACTAAGAAATTGCAGGTCAGAGGCATGTTATCGGTATTGACAACGGTCACCGGTGCAGCCTTTGCGCCTTTCGGCGCGGGTGGGTTTCACTGCACTCAGCCGGACGCCGCGTGGGCGGGTTCCGATGGGGAGGACGGACTGTGAGCGCAACGCAGAAGCAACGAGATCAGACACACGGCAGCGGGCACGGGCACGAGCACGGCCCCGGCGGGGGCCACGGTCACGACGGCCATGGGCACGGGGTCTCCGCCGACGCCGACCGACGCTGGCTGTCGATGGCGCTCGCGCTGATCGCCGTCTTCATCGTGATCGAGTCCGTGATCGCCGTGCTGGCGGGATCGCTGGCCCTGCTGTCCGACGCCGCGCACATGCTGACCGACGCCGTCTCGATCGTGCTGGCGCTGGTGGCCATGCGCCTGTCGGCCCGGCCGGCCCGCGGGGGCTACACCTTCGGCCTGAAGCGGGCCGAGATCCTCTCGGCGCAGGCGAACGGGCTGACGCTGATACTCGCCGGGGTCTGGCTGGGGTACGAGGCGGTGCACCGGCTGATCGACCCGCCCCAGGTGACGGGCTGGATGGTGCTGGCGACCGCGCTCGCGGGCATCGCGGTGAATCTGCTGGCCACCTGGTGCCTGTCGAAGGCCAACCGCTCCTCGTTGAACGTCGAGGGGGCCTATCAGCACATCCTCAACGACCTGTTCGCGTTCATCGGCACCGCGATAGCCGGTCTGATCGTGCTGCTCACCGGCTTCGCCCGGGCCGACGCCATAGCGACGCTGGTCGTCGTGGCGCTGATGTTCAAGGCGGGCTACGGGCTGCTGCGCGACTCGGGCCGCATCTTCCTGGAGGCCGCCCCCGTAGGGCTCGACCCGGACGAGGTGGGCTGCAAGCTGGCGTCGGCGCCCTCGGTGACCGAGGTGCACGACCTGCACATATGGACCATCACCTCGGGCGAGCCCGCGCTGTCGGCGCACGTGCTGGTGAAGCCTGGCGGGGACTGCCACCGGGTGCGGCGCGCGCTGGACCGCATGCTGGCCGAGGAGTACGGGCTGACCCACACCACACTCCAGATCGACCACGCGCCGGCGGGCGCCCCGGAGCCCGTCGGGACCGGACAC
This sequence is a window from Streptomyces sp. NBC_01775. Protein-coding genes within it:
- a CDS encoding beta-glucosidase family protein codes for the protein MSDMSDVSGVNPTSGSAPQDGANPVTTPDSGASLGAAPAAGGAGADARARAAAVEDALAKLSLPAKAALLGGTDMWSVGPESGAGFGRLVMSDGPAGVRGEDWTPEDPSVALPSPTALGATWDIALAHEAGLLLAQEARRKGAHVVLAPTVNLHRTPYGGRHFEAYAEDPELTGVVGAALVSGIQQGGVGTTPKHYVGNDSETDRYTVDVRADGRTLREQYLAPFERIVRTARPWGVMAAYNSVNGVTMSEHDTLNNGVLRGEWGFDGVLVSDWTGARSTTGCALGGLDLAMPGPDTVYGEHLVAAVRDGRVPEETVDTLVRRVLLLAARAGVLDGAPPAVPPHALPRPLDGEATVRELAARSCVLLRNERSALPLDLPHGGGEAPGAGTVRRVAVSGLPASAPRFGGGGSAQVFPKSVSTPLAALREALPVGAGLSYEPGPDPRSRLAAATSGDGFALTAVLHGLDDAELARVEQADGSVRWMGSLPGGASFADLGRVELTGEFTPLESGAHRLAVRGVGHFRLEAGERVLYDAELTPESEDPAAAFLNPPQRIFLFDAEAGQTVAVRLVHSVAVQGLGALFGLVSFELGYGAPAVPDEELIQRAVFAAEEADSALVFVGTTDDSESEGVDRDTLALPGRQDELVSRIAAVNARTVVVVNAGAPVLMPWREEVAAVLLSWFPGEAGGDALADVLLGHAEPGGRLPTTWPDTEDDLPVRQVVPDGDGQLPYAEGPYIGYRAWRRAGAEPAYWFGHGLGYTEWDYEALNITPAAPAGSSADPYAPVAEVTVRVRNSGPRAGREVVQLYLGPEGAERKLVAFAVVEAGPGASAEARLSVPLRALQTWDETHEVWQPLPAPHTFTAARSASDFRLTAQLALAP
- a CDS encoding TetR/AcrR family transcriptional regulator is translated as MSSDPPATRRRPTHRKGRPTLSRESVGRAALDFLGRRGAGELTMRSLAADLGVSPRALYNYVEDRRDLIAVAAEIFESGWQPPPLDPAPEKWRESLALFCRDLRAHYRRHPGMTSLALGENITMARHPVMLRNVDALIGFFEEVGLPLADAYRACGETLRTVVGFVEFQDGPHDRPPEQVDPSDVTRVPPPWLTPHERDAGVELPHLSRLAGLPPATPDALFDFALSTLTEGLAARVAP
- a CDS encoding MFS transporter, with the translated sequence MPRPAGLTMDLTPLRESRDYRLLYTGFIGVVFGTLMTSVAIAVQVHDLTGSSLHVGLVSLARALPLVVGLLAGGVLADRVDRRTLMLATRLPLALVAAALAVNALLPEPRLWVIYAATGATGLLAGLGGPAMLAAIPALVGPQRLAAAGALTAASTQLAGVFGPAVAGALMAGPGPAICFMADAAGFLVFSAVLLFIRPLPPGAPRPADATRPDGVPGGVGETAGEEPAASRPGAMTGIRQAFGAVADGVRFIRGHRLIVGLLLIDAAAMVFTMPQALYPTLAEDRFGGGPGLVGLLYAAPALGALVGAATSGWTGRAGGHAVIGAVLLWGLSLSGFGLTAYLPVALLLLALAGFGDLISETLRSALLQHGTPDALRGRVSSLWMVQATVSPALGNAALGVLAELTGAASAVVIGGLVCTAATLAIAAAFPSLRRARLTAPGVARS
- a CDS encoding cation diffusion facilitator family transporter; amino-acid sequence: MSATQKQRDQTHGSGHGHEHGPGGGHGHDGHGHGVSADADRRWLSMALALIAVFIVIESVIAVLAGSLALLSDAAHMLTDAVSIVLALVAMRLSARPARGGYTFGLKRAEILSAQANGLTLILAGVWLGYEAVHRLIDPPQVTGWMVLATALAGIAVNLLATWCLSKANRSSLNVEGAYQHILNDLFAFIGTAIAGLIVLLTGFARADAIATLVVVALMFKAGYGLLRDSGRIFLEAAPVGLDPDEVGCKLASAPSVTEVHDLHIWTITSGEPALSAHVLVKPGGDCHRVRRALDRMLAEEYGLTHTTLQIDHAPAGAPEPVGTGHCATPHGPVHHDGPHAH